The region TCTCCTTGTAAGGTAATGTAACTAAATTTCCAATATCCTTGAATACATAAAGTCTTTTCAGTCTTTCTAATTTGCTTATCGCAGTTCATCTTCCCAGATTTCCCCCAGGCTGTCCCCTTCAATACTTTTGTGTCTTTGCAAGTCAAAGATTTGCTAATCTTTTAATATAGCATagaatgtattttccttttaataatttccttattGCCTTTGTATCTCCATATTCTTACATATAATCTAACTTAAATTTATAATGGATATCTTTCTCTAAATGCTGTTGTACAatctaaagaaataatgaatgggAATATTTACTTaacattgttttaattctttcttctccagTTTTAGGTTCCTGATTAAAAGCTATTTATTTTCACACTTCACTGTTGCTGGAATTACTTGATCTGAGAAAACAGAGACTACTACTAcaataaagagaaataacattTCCCCAactttatgtttagatacacattACATCATTGCTTCTGATTATATCAAAAGCTTGTTATCTTTGCCTTTATTTAGTTTGAAACATGAATAAAAACCAAGGTAGAATGTCAACCTCCATTCACGTTTCATGATATTCCTCATTacacatatgtagaaaaatggaTCATGCTGAATATTCATTGGTAAGATGCAAGCATTTGATCACTTTTACCAACAAATATTGAGTGACTTCAAGGAGAGTTACTTCAAATTCATACATAGTTATCATTTGGATTTTTCTTCaattcaatttttctataatgtatatACAGAACCACATAAAtctaaacattatttttgttctGCATTTCTGATATAACTATGAAGCAGTCTGCTACCTTATACTTGTTGGCACAGACAGAGGATCCACATTTTATAAGGGAATTAAGGTAATTCCTGATCCTGAGAGTTAAATTAGTAAAAGTCTATGTATGCAAACAATAGACTTCCACCACCTATAGTTTGAGTAAGAAAAACATCTGAAGCCCCCAAAAGTTTGTTTAGAGTCCCCAGAGccataggattttaaaaatgtgtactgATCATTGCATCAGAATCCTTCTAACACATCACAACCAAAACCGTAACAATTAAAACCAATAACAACAAACATAACTGGGTATTAGAACCAATACATTTATTAGATTAAAATGATTTGACCTTTCATACAATTGTAGAAGAAAAATCAACACTATAGATTCCATCTAATCATacttcagactttatttttagatagtACACTAATTACAGAGTTTTTTGGATAAAGTCTCTCAGCCAGTATTTGGGGCCAGAGAAAAGCTGAGAACTTGATAATTAGAGAATGGTTCTTTCTATAAATGATGAAGACAGTAAAGATTATGAGTAGAGCTGTTAATGACATTGGTCAATAAGATTAGTAAATTAGTAAGATGATCAATAGAAGCCAAATCCACATGTTGGTCTGTAACAAGAAGACTGGCAGCTCCTAGAAGCCAAGTAGGATGGGCGGTAGAATCCTGACGCACAGCTCTGAGAAGGGAAGCCACAGCCTCCATAATTCAGGGGTCTGAAGTCGctgggtccacagcccagggagTAGCAGCTCCTTGATCCATAGCCCAGAGGGCGGCAGCTGCTGGACCCAAAGCCCAGAGATCCAGAGTAAGTCGTCTGGCAGGGACTGCAGAGCAAGGAGGTCCTTGGGCGGTAGCAGGACGTCTGGCAGGGACTGGACACCACATAGGATGTCTGGCAGCTGGTGGGCTCATGGCAGTTCTCCTGGCAGTCACTGTAGAGAGAGGAGCCCAGCTGGCAGGTGCTGGGGTTGCAGAGGTCAGGGCTGTAGACCAGGTTGCTGGGGAAGGAAGAGCCACAGGAGGAGCTTGGGTAGCGCAGGTAGCCCCCAAAAGAGCGGGAGGAGAAGTTTCTAGAGCAGCTGTTGTAGGACATGTTGATGGGAGATGTGAGTTCAGCTGAGTATAACTAAGAAGATTGTAAGTTTGAATGCCACTCCGGATTGGGACATTTATATACTCTCAGCAATGGGTGTGGCACTTTACGATGTCATCTTTTCCATATTTGAACTCCCTCATTTGCATATATGTAACTTAGTAATCTTCTTTTAATTGTAGGTAACTAACTTCCTTCATCTTATATTTATGGGTgaactcattttgtttttatg is a window of Microcebus murinus isolate Inina chromosome 1, M.murinus_Inina_mat1.0, whole genome shotgun sequence DNA encoding:
- the LOC105880096 gene encoding keratin-associated protein 13-1-like, which gives rise to MSYNSCSRNFSSRSFGGYLRYPSSSCGSSFPSNLVYSPDLCNPSTCQLGSSLYSDCQENCHEPTSCQTSYVVSSPCQTSCYRPRTSLLCSPCQTTYSGSLGFGSSSCRPLGYGSRSCYSLGCGPSDFRPLNYGGCGFPSQSCASGFYRPSYLASRSCQSSCYRPTCGFGFY